The following are encoded together in the Schistocerca americana isolate TAMUIC-IGC-003095 chromosome 6, iqSchAmer2.1, whole genome shotgun sequence genome:
- the LOC124620273 gene encoding uncharacterized protein LOC124620273 produces the protein MTAEATTVLPAWLDKQFAETSLKESDASRDLKVTSVAVQRATAIGDNYLSDVYRMTVELERNASPYGSSLSLIIKCLPTGEVMQKLVQEIQAFEHETRMFCETIPAMSQILEKAAPGKYTQLSAKCFASGKQPVSYLVLEDLKARGFSLAKRCSGLDLAHSKLVVRKLAEFHAASVKLFEQDPSALDNYLVFKSFHGPAAQQLETFLKQGCRLLADQLDTLDGSFSKYAPRIRTLAESIFPRLADLTQRKGKFRVLTHADTWVNNIMFRYAAGVVQDVVLLDFQVSSYSSPSIDLQYFTHTSLTEEVYANHLTDLLKEYHSRLIEVMDDIGISTDKQMSFEELLEDFEAHALYAVFSAVAVLPIVRTQDETRFDVEASLNESDSAANRNTFASAQYTQAIKQMLPEFEKRGLL, from the coding sequence ATGACCGCGGAAGCCACCACCGTGCTGCCTGCTTGGCTGGACAAGCAGTTCGCGGAGACTTCGCTGAAGGAGAGCGACGCGTCCAGAGACTTGAAGGTCACCTCGGTCGCTGTGCAGAGGGCGACGGCTATAGGCGACAACTACCTCAGCGACGTCTACCGCATGACCGTCGAGCTGGAGCGCAACGCCAGTCCCTATGGCAGCTCCCTGTCGCTGATCATCAAGTGCCTCCCGACGGGAGAGGTGATGCAGAAGTTGGTGCAGGAGATACAAGCCTTCGAGCACGAGACTCGCATGTTCTGCGAGACCATTCCCGCGATGTCACAAATCCTGGAGAAGGCGGCACCCGGTAAATACACGCAGCTGTCTGCCAAGTGTTTCGCCTCTGGGAAGCAGCCGGTCAGCTATCTGGTTCTCGAGGACTTGAAGGCCAGAGGGTTCTCGCTGGCGAAGAGGTGCAGCGGACTCGATTTGGCGCACTCCAAACTCGTGGTCAGGAAACTGGCAGAGTTCCACGCGGCCTCCGTCAAGCTGTTCGAGCAGGACCCGTCGGCTCTGGACAACTACCTGGTCTTCAAGTCGTTCCACGGACCTGCGGCGCAGCAACTGGAGACCTTCTTGAAACAGGGTTGCAGGTTACTTGCGGATCAGTTGGACACGTTAGACGGATCGTTCTCAAAGTATGCGCCGAGGATACGAACTCTCGCAGAAAGCATATTTCCACGGCTAGCTGACTTGACACAGCGGAAGGGAAAGTTTCGTGTGCTAACCCACGCAGATACATGGGTCAACAACATCATGTTCAGATACGCTGCAGGAGTCGTCCAAGACGTGGTCCTTCTCGATTTCCAGGTGTCTTCCTACAGTTCACCTTCGATTGACTTGCAATATTTTACTCACACAAGCCTTACGGAAGAAGTGTACGCCAATCATTTAACAGATCTTCTGAAAGAGTACCACAGCCGTTTAATCGAGGTGATGGACGATATTGGTATCAGTACGGACAAACAGATGTCCTTTGAGGAGCTACTGGAGGATTTCGAGGCGCATGCACTGTACGCCGTTTTTTCGGCAGTAGCAGTGCTGCCAATCGTGCGCACTCAAGACGAAACTAGATTCGATGTGGAAGCGTCTCTGAACGAAAGTGACAGTGCTGCCAACAGAAACACCTTCGCGAGCGCTCAGTATACGCAGGCTATAAAACAAATGCTGCCAGAATTTGAAAAGAGAGGCCTACTGTAG